The Corynebacterium atypicum genome contains the following window.
GTGACGTTCACGCGGCATCACCACCGCTCCGGGTAACGCCGACGGCACGGGCCAGTGCCATGAGGTCGTCGTCTGGGCGGATGATTTCTACTGAGCGGACCTGGTTGCCCGGCACGAGAACGGTGAGCTGCTGGGGGTTGCCGAGCAGCCTGCGCGCGATCCTGCTGCGGATGCTGACCTTGCGGGCAGAGACCGCAGCGTCAGGTTCGGGCTGGTCAGTCAACGTGACCTTGAGACGATGCTTGGACATCGTTTCCTCCTTGTGAATCAGAGTGAGCGTCGGATTGTGCTGGCCTTCATGTGGGCCGGGCACTCATACGCCCCCGACGGGAGCCAGATCCGGACATTCCTGCTCGATGAATTCGCGAAGCTTCTTCAGAGCCCGCTTGACCGAGCGCCCGATGCTGTTCGCTCGCTTTGTCACATCGGCTTCGTCAGCACCGGGCAGCTCCTCACGCGCGATCTCGACGAAGGAGAACCCCTCAAACACGTGCAGTCGGATGTGCTCGGCTTGCTTGGCGCTGACCTGAGACAGCAGCCAATCGACAACCAGCTCACTGTCGATCTGGTCTTCGTGAACCGAGACGTTCAGGTACTGGGGCCCGTCATGGACCTCGACTTCCCAGTCGCTATACGAGAGGTCGCCACGGTTTCGAGCGTTTTCAGCGGCACGAAAACTGCGGTAGGCAGCGCGCAGATATGCGACTTTCCACTCCGGCACGTACGTCGGGTCGTACAGCAAGGCGAGCATGTCCTCGGCGCTCAGCCCGAGGTCGTCATCTCCGGTCGGCGGGTCGACGAGCTCGATCCACGCATATTCCTGGACTCCGTCTGTGACCTTCGAGGGCACGTAAATGTGGGTGAA
Protein-coding sequences here:
- a CDS encoding sigma-70 RNA polymerase sigma factor region 4 domain-containing protein, producing the protein MTTQPNTDTAQPYAVRTKKVGGKEFTHIYVPSKVTDGVQEYAWIELVDPPTGDDDLGLSAEDMLALLYDPTYVPEWKVAYLRAAYRSFRAAENARNRGDLSYSDWEVEVHDGPQYLNVSVHEDQIDSELVVDWLLSQVSAKQAEHIRLHVFEGFSFVEIAREELPGADEADVTKRANSIGRSVKRALKKLREFIEQECPDLAPVGGV